Below is a window of Aquarana catesbeiana isolate 2022-GZ linkage group LG11, ASM4218655v1, whole genome shotgun sequence DNA.
GGTGCAAACTTTGCACCCATAGCAATCCCTATTGCTTGTTTGTAGTATTTTTGGTCATGCCAGAAGTAATTGCAGTACATGTGGAACCCTTCAGGTataacactgtcctctgcccttctgacaccatcctctgctctactgacaccgtcctctgccctcctgacaccagcCTCTGCCTTATGGAGACCTtcctatgccctactgacaccatcctctgctctactgacaccgtctactgctctactgacaccgtcctctgccctactgacatcatccattgccctactgacaccgtcctctgccctcctgcaccatccactgccctactgagaccatccactgccctactgacactgttctctgctctactgacaccatccactgctctactgacactgtccactgcgctactgacaccgtcctctgccctactgacaccatcctctgccctactgacaccatcctctgccctactgtactgacaccatccactgctcaactgacaccatccactgccctactgacaccttccaccgctctactgacactgtcctctgctctactgacaccatcctctgctctactgacaccgtccactgctctactgatactgttCTCTGGTATACTGATACCATCCTCTGCAattctgacaccatcctctgccctactgataccatccactgctctactgacaccatcctctaccctactgacaccatccattgccctactgagaGCATCCTCTAcaccactgacaccatcctctgcccttctgataccatcgtctgccctactgacaccatcctttgcactactgacaccatccactgctctactgacaccatcctctgccctactgacaccatcctctgcccttctgacaccatcctctgcccttctgacaccatcctctgccctactgacaccatcctctgctctactgacaccatcctttgccctactgacaccgtcctctgctctactgacaccgtccacttccctactgacaccatcctttgccctactgacatcatccactgctctactgacaccgtccactgctctactgacactgtcctctgctctactgacaccgtccactgccctactgacaccatccactgccctactgacaccatcctttgccatactgacaccgtcctctgctctactgacaccgtcctctgctctactgacaccgtccactgccctactgacaccatccactgctcaactgacaccatccactgccctactgacaccttccaccgctctactgacactgtcctctgctctactgacaccatcctctgctctactgacaccgtccactgctctactgatactgttCTCTGGTATACTGATACCATCCTCTGCAattctgacaccatcctctgccctactgataccatccactgctctactgacactatcctctgccctactgacaccatccattgccctactgagagcatcctctacactactgacaccatcctctgcccttctgatacaatcgtctgccctactgacaccatcctttgcactactgacaccatccactgctctactgacaccatcctctgccctactgacaccatcctctgcccttctgacaccatcctctgccctactgacaccatcctctgctctactgacaccatcctttgccctactgacatcgtcctctgctctactgacaccgtccacttccctactgacaccatcctttgccctactgacatcatccactgctctactgacaccgtccactgctctactgacactgtcctctgctctactgacaccgtccactgccctactgacaccatccactgccctactgacaccatcctttgccatactgacaccgtcctctgctctactgacaccgtccactgccctactgacaccatcctttgccctactgacatcatccactgctctactgacaccgtccactgctctactgacactgtcctctgctctactgacaccgtccactgctctactgacactgtcctctgccctactgacaccatccactgctctactgacatcgtccactgccctactgacaccgtcctctgccctactgacaccatccactgctctactgacatcgtccactgccctactgacaccatccactgccctactgacaccatccactgctctactgacaccatcctctgccctactgacaccatccactgccctactgacaccatcctctgctctactgacaccatccactgccctactgacaccatccactgccctactgacaccatccactgctctactgacaccatcctttgccctactgacaccgtccactgctcaactgacaccgtccactgctctactgacactgtcctctgctctactgacaccgtcatctgctctactgacaccgtccactgctctactgacaccatccactgctctactgacaccgtccactgctctactgacaccgtcctctgctctactgacaccatccactgctctactgacaccatccactgctctactgacaccgtccactgctctactgacaccatccactgctctactgacaccatccactgctctactgacaccgtccactgctctactgacaccgtccattgccccaCTGACCGACACTGTCCCATTTTAAGGTAGGCTAattcatatttttacagtgacatttgttttattaatttaatcatattttatgggtataagaatgcttttttttatttaaaaatgtctctTTCAGCCCCTCCCAATGCAATTTGGCAAACACTCACTGTTCCCCATGGCGCACCTAGCGCACTGAATTATTACTCTCCTTGAGGCACTCAAGGGTGTCCTAGGTCTTTTACAATTCTATAGTGTATACTTAACTAAAAAATAAATTgagctgctaaagtgttcaggtttggcttgaagaaaaggtgggaaCCCtaatcaccgatctcggtaaagagccgatgacgaggctctttacccttgtgatcagctgtgtccaaccacagctgatcacatgtaaacaaggaaatgacgattatcggctttcctctcctcacactaagCTTGAATCTCCCACAGTGGAGATCTGTgcagataatcagggcaccgataatcagtgcagccccaacagtgcccagcagtgatttgagtcagtgcccaccagtgatgcctgtcagtgcccatcagtgatgccaatcattgctgcctttcagtgtcacccatcagtgcccatcagtgcctcccattagtgcctcctatccatgctgcctatctctgcccataagtgccacctatcaatgtcacctacTGTAtaagtgtcatctatcagtgcctatcagtgcttatcagtgctgcccatcagtgctgcctcatcagtgcccttcagtgccgtctcatcagtgccgcctcatcagtgcccatcagtgtccatcagtactgcatattagtgcctcctcatcagtgcccttcagtgccatctcatcagtgaccatcagtgccgcctcatcagtgcccttcagtgtcgcccatcagtgccaccaatcagtgctgcctatccatgctgcctatcagtggccataagtgctgcatattaatgccacctactgtatcagtgccaccaatcagtgcttatcagtgctgcccatcagcgccgcctcatcggtgcccatcagtgttgcatgtTAGTGCCTATTaaacagtgcccttcagtgccgtctcatcagtgccgctttatcagtgcccatcagtgttgcctcatcagtgcccattagtgctgtatattagtgcctcctcaccagtgcctcctcatcagtgcccatcagtgcctcctcatcagtgcccatcagtgctgtatattagtgcctcctcaccagtgcctccacatctgtgcccatcagtgccacctcatcagtgcccatcagtgctgtatattagtgcctcctcaccagtgcctcctcatcagggtccatcagcctcatcagtgaacataatacacaaaaacagtacacaaaacaaaaaatactttattttttctacttagcaaaaatgaaaaaacccagtgGCGCCCTTCATAGCCAAAAATCCCCTCCCTAAGctctctatgccccccccccccccatacctgggACATTTTTACCCACCCTCTAAGAAAACCTAAAGGGATTTTGCTTTTCTATTATGTTTTCCAGGATACATGCATTTTTAACAAATCTAGCTCCATGCTAAAGTGAGAATCTGACCTTGGTATCTCCTTCTCTCCTGCAGAGTGGCGTGCTGCCTTTAGCTCTATAACCAAAGCCTCCCACTACACTAGCCACCATGAGATGTCAATCAAAATTACCAACAGGGGGTACTACACGCCATTCAGGCTAGCCAACTTCCAGTGGCAGCTGCTCCATTAGGGATGCAGAGGCGctaccccctatccatgcgtccagtcccttaatctacatgcagggcgctagACAGATttattccaatggggtttttttcttttttttgaagcacgtgattagagccagaggctctcataggcttcaaaaaagggtggtctcaagGCACGGAGCACTGCATCCCAtgtccacccagttgtgttacaatagcgaatacatttttcgctattgtcacactgattctccttccgaccaatcaggaagtgggtcttgagacccgtttCCTGTTTGACTGAAAGGAGAACCAATCCtgttggcctaggaggaggagacgtCACACACGGGAAGCCGCGCCACCATGAACCAAAGGAAGAAGGACGCAGTGTGAAGCTGCCGTCCGGAGGAAGCCTGCGCCATAGATGGGGTTAGTGCTCAGCTGCTGACCAAATGACTGGGGTGGTGTGCAGGAGACCAGACCAACCGGTGGGGGGGAGGTGGCAGCAGACGgattgctgccccttcccagaaaatataccaccagctgacACTGCCTACTTTTCCTCCTCAACATGTCCTATGGGGCTGTCCTAGCCTTACCAGCTTTTGGTCACGGGTGTTCCAACTGTTAGCCACTTGCACTAGCATACTAACCAAACCTCAGCCTGCCCTTGacttacttacatagttacatagtagccgAGATtgaaagaaagacacaagtccaacctatgtgtgtgattttatgtactTAATATTGGTATTGACCTCTACCCTCCTGCCTATAGGCCAGTTGTCACCCATGTTGTGGCGGCAGCAAGGTTGACTATCCTTAGACTTTGCAAACCAAACTTATCTCCCAACGTTTCAGAGGTAGTAAATCTGGTCAACTTCAACTATACTTTTGAGCGTCTTTTAGCATTTAATGCCCTTAAGTTCTCAGAATTCTTCCGATCATGGAGCATATGGGTCAATAGACAGCTTTCTCACCACTGGCggctgatgtttttatttttttccgggGGGCAAATGATCCACACGccctcaccagtggcggctggtgttttcttttttggggtgggggcagCAAACGATCCACCCGCAGTCAAAACCCCAATACCCCCCTGGTCAGTTGGTTCATGGATGACACCCACCACACAACCCCCATCAGTTGGATCACAGATGGCACCCAGAACCCAACCCCCATGTTGGGACGGTCAGTTGGTCGGCAGGCTGGGTCACAGGGGCCACGGGCGGCACCCCCCGGGTCAGTCAGTCAGTAGTCGGggtcctgcacttaccccatctctcaTGCGGCTTCTCTTCGGGCTGTTCTCTCCGTCTGCTTCctcgtgtctcctccctcctcctcctcgaggCCAATCCGATCTTATCTGGATCGGGAGGAGAAtgagtgttacaatagcgaatatacaTTGGCTATTGTGTGCCccctagcccaccctttttttaagtctCTTTTGAAGTCTCGGTCTCtgcctctaatcacgtgcttcaaaaaaaaaaacattgaaatccggtggcccgcatgtagattaggcggCCGGACAAATGGACGGGGGTTTGGttcgcccgtgcgcccctaatggacgggccaccactgcttctCACTCTGTTTAATTTTCTGCAGTGTCCATACCTTGTTCTTTGTATACTATAACGCTGTACACTTATCATTTTTAGCTATGTGTTTTGCACTGTAATTATGTTGCTATGCAGTGtttgaaattcaataaaaaaaatattgaaattgaCTTTTGAAATGTTATTAACGTGTGAACATATTTTAGTTACTGGGTTTACATCTACCTAATGTAGTAATTCATTAACAGTGATTTGTAATGTAATAAGCAATGTTTTTACTTTGCAGTTCAACTGGCACTTGAAAAAAATGTTACATGCAAATGTCAGAACAAGAAAGGGAAATGAAGAATTTATCCCGCTGTTTGCTGTTCAGAACTATGTTTTTGTCAATGGGAGTTTGTTTACAAGACATGTTGGGATTTTGCTTAGTGATGAGTTAGGTTATTGGAAACTTGCATTTAATTCTACATTAATTAAATGGAAAAATAAGAAAAACCAGGTAAGGCTGTAGGAGATTCGGTAAGGTGCTATAGAAAAAAGTCCTAAAAATGTGGGTCATTCATATGCCGTAATCATAACTATCAACTATCAGAACTATTGCCCGCATGGCGAGGACTCATCTTGCCCTAAGATAAAACAAGAATTATGTAAGAGTCTTTTCTCACACATTTCTTTCTAGGGCAGACAATACATTTTCATATCTTTAAGGCACCTTCTGTCTCTTGTGGGCTTTCTGGAAACCATGTGATGAACTGATAAAGAATATTAGGATCAGAGTTTcgtgcaggccacttgagttcctcaacATCAGACTCATGAAATCAAGTAATGCTGAAACAAAAATGAGCATTTCCTAATTTTTGACTTTGACTCTTTGCATGTAACATATTCAAAGGATCATATATAAGCATCCAGGTTAAGGATATGTATTCATATAATCATAAAATTAAAAATGTGGGGACCATAAGAAAAAGAGCAAGAATTAGATACCAGGGGGGAATAGAGGCAATGATTACTAATGTCACCTGCCCTTTGGGTAATGCCAAAAAGGGGGCACTCATGGTGAGATACATGGGACCCCCCATCCCAAGTAGGACAATGGTGACTTCCACTTGGAAATTCCTGTAGAGAAGAAAACTCTACGTGAAACTCATAGGGCCACTACAAAAGTACAAGAAGCTCCTACACATGCTTTAGGGGCTGGACCTAGATATGTCTCACTCGACTTCAATCAACTTTTTTAGAAGGGAGggataaacagaaaaagaaaaggaatgcgaTCAAATGAGAAAGGAGATGAGAGGGATCCCAAAAGAGGAAAAAATCTAGCGATCGGGCACTCATCTATTAAGATTTTCCCACGATACTTGGGTTTTCTGAAGTGGAGTCAAATTTGATCTTAATAGTTTGAACTATGCCCCATcttgacacccccccccaccaATCTGAATGAAGTGTTTGTGGatctaactacagtgccttgaaaagtattcataaaaAGTATTTCTTGAAATTTTCcttattttgtcacgttacaaccaaaacaaaaatgtagatgtattttattgggattttatgtgatagaccaacacaaagtggcacatatttgtcaGGTGGGAATTTTTAAAATCCCTCTTTCATAGTAATTGCCATGTTATCAAGAAAAATAAATTTTGCATAATAATCATTGGGACCGGGAGGATCAAGAGTTCTTGATGGGTATCCCAGAATTTTGACTTAACATGGTTAATTGAAGTCAAGTATTCCAGATAATACATAGTGGTGTGGTTCAGTGACAAATTTTATTAGAACATCATTAAAAGTGTATTTTCAACATATTAAAATCCAACAACTTGTCTTTTACATGGTCATAATTGGTGTATTTACAAAGATTGGTGATGTGGCATCtcttcccgacatgtttcgccacttgGGGCTTCTTCAGCGGATTTGGAAACCAGGGCACTTGAAAACAGAGCAATGAATAATAAATTACACATAATAAGGTAATTACCTTATTATGTGTAATTTATTATTGATTGTTCTGTTTTTTGATATAGCAACTGTATTGATTTTTCCATTACCCCTGAAGAAGCACCAAGTGGCAAAACATGTCAAGAACAGATGCCACACCACCAATATTTGCGAATACACCAATTATGACAATATAAAAGACAAGTTGttggattttaacattttttaatgatGTTCTAATAAgatgtgaaaacattttttactataaagtatatatttttttgttctattttcgcCACTGTTAAAATCCCACTAAAAAATATCCCTTGTTATGTGAATATTCCGGATAATAAGTTGGcttgcagtattaaaaaaaaatcacacattttaaGTCATCTGCCAACCAGGAAAAAATTTTGCCAAGcttctgtaacaaaaaaaaaagatttccagaGGATTTTAGAAAAAAGAGTTGTTGAAGTCCACGGTCATAGAAAAAGAGTTATCTGAAACAGTAGGATAGGGGTGAGGGCACATCACTTAAAACATATCCACCATAGAAGAAGTTTCTTGGCTTTATAGATTCATTTAATGAACTTCCATATATAATACAACGTGTTGCTTTCTGTTAGGTTCCAAAAGCTCAGTGCTCAGAAAGTTGTTTGCCAGGATACCGGAAAGTTCCCGGCTTCTTCATACAACCTTGTTGTTATAGTTGTGCCATGTGTGCATATGGAGAAATGTCCAATGTTACAGGTAATGGTTATCAAATATTACTGGAGATGTTATTTTTACCACCTGCTGTGcggggcaatttaaaaaaaaattcacatgcatgataaaatcacaattttttgccagaaaatgacTCAGAAACAATATATAtcttctaaaagcagaggcccCTCTGGAAAATAAAACAcacaggcgccactctaagtgcagaataACAGTAAATTTAATGCACAAATGGATATAAGTACTCACAAGAGTAAGGTAATAACAGGCATTTAGGCACAAATTGCCGAGCGTGCGTGAAGGGAGTGCATCTGTGGAGCTGCTTGCTGATGACTCAGAGCGGGCTGCTCCGGTGATCGCCAACGCTTCCTGGATCTGGAACACACAGGGGCGCTCCTACTTCAGGCCTAACAAGCCCATTTGTAATAGCTTTGGACAGaagacagatactctttatggagatatcagaTGTCTCTTTGCCCTCCAAAGCAGCTAACTGAAGACAGATTGTGCTTGGTTAGCTGCTTTCCAGGCTGTAATAGCCATGGGATGAGAGCTCTGAAGCAGGAGTTGACAAAACCATCATCACTTCTGGGttcattcatcacagaggacaTTGGAGATGGActttccccctccttctctgtaGGGTGTTGTCCCTACCATTTACTGCTGTCCAAGGCTCCCTGAAAGAATAGAATGCCTGGAAACcaccagggggggggagggggttacagCATCATAAAAGTGATCAGGAAGGTGTAAAGCTATTCATATCACTTCTAAAAGAAAGCTGATCACCATCTGAAAAAAAATCTGTACCATGATCTTGTTATAACCATTTGCTGACAGGCTTTGTTAATATGTCaaccagcaagtggttaatgttttgtcTTTAGAGAGGATTGTAACCTGGAAAAGAAAGGCTTTGTTTATTAGATATTTGACAAATATTAATATCTGATTAAACCCATATAAGTAAACCAAGACAAAGTAAGTGCTCACAGTGTTCaatgattttattttgttttccagaTAGTGAAAACTGCATGAGATGTCCCGATtatgaatggccaaatgagaacaAAACTCGCTGTTTATCCAAACAATTAGAATTTCTTCCCTTCACTGATGACACGCTCTCACTAGTTTTTATAGTCGTCTCACTGTTGTGTTTTGGGAAGACTCTTCTAGTacttgtcatttttattttacatcagGACACACCAGTTGTGAAAGCCAATAACAAGAGCCTCAGCTTTGTCCTTCTGGTCTCCATCatgttgggtttcctctgtgtgttccTCTTCCTGGGTCGTCCTGTGGATGTAACCTGCTTGCTACGTCAAGTTTCTTTTGGAATTCTCTTTACAATAGCCGTATCTTCTGTATTGGCCAAGACTATTATGGTTTGCATTGCCTTCAAAGCCACCAAACCCAACAGCATGTGGAAGAAATGGATCGGAGTAAAACTGCCCACCTGTATAGTCTTAGCTTGTTCCAATGTTCAGGTTATAATCTGTGTTAGTTGGTTGTCCATCTCTCCTCCCTACCAGGAATTGGACACACACTCCTACCAGgagaagatcatcattcagtgtaatgaagggtcagttatcgggttctactctgtcctgggatatatgggaATCCTGGCTGCTGTCAgttttattatagctttttttgccaggacattaccggacagttttaatgaagccaaatacatcacattcagcatgctggtgttctgcagtgtctggattgccatgatcccggcctatctgagcaccaaagggaaatacacggtggctgtggagatattcgccatactgatTTCCAATAATGGTCTCTTATACTGTATATTTCTTAAAAAATGCTTTATAATTCTCTGTAGGCCGGAGCTGAATACAAAAGGCTATCTGTAcagtcaaaaaaatatataaacattcttTATTTAAAAACTTAAAAAGTTAGacagttatgtatttttttttattattattttttttaattagcaaaggTTGCAAAAAGTAAAATGACTTGTTTAACACTTGTAGTGTAAAACAAGAGAGCATCATTAAAAAAATAAGCAAATGTACAATATGTCAATCAAATTtgaaatatttaaaatgtattaaagaatCCAATCATCAAGATATAAATGTTTCCATAtcatgaaaaaagcaaaaaaaaaaccaaagaaacACAAACGCGCCCATAAGACACACACATCTGTACTGGTGCCATAAAACTTAAAgtctgaactccagacagatatgaaagatacaaattattgcagctctgaAATAATACagcataacatttattttttaaacatgaatCGAAaggccccctgttcggttcgcggcagaactttcaaacattgcaAAGTTCAGAACCGTATAACAAaccaatggttatgggggtctgggtactgctctgggggacatgtatcaatgaaaaaaaagtttgtaaaaaactatttttaaatgagcagtgatttactgatgcataaagtgaaaccatcaaaatgagaaataactataaaaatgaaaaattccttttaaatatAGTCCCTGGTGggaccccttagtctgcctgtaaagtggtacatctctattgtgtatagaacctgctgcagcaataattgcatttattagacatgtgtggttcgtttcgttccaaattaatattcggatgaattttcgttattcggagattcggatataacTGAATACatgaataacaattaaaaaaaaaattatcgaaTGCCCTGAATAACAAAACAAACTTCAGACTAAAATTCGaattgaattttacattgaacttcagttgaattctaactgtacacatattgctgaaatcaaagactgtgtgtgttattagagtatcatttcaaaaaaattctgttttagttaagccaaaggtgatttaaagagtcattggaatcatttgatgaagatttttcttttgtttgttcactttgccacattggaatcgaaaataaaaaaaactaaaggtTTCTATTCCACCGATTTGAAATTATCGATTCATACACTTTGAATCGAAAAAAAcagtaaatttgaagaaaattcgAAAAATTCATAATACGAATCTGTTAAAATATCGTTATTTCGGTATTATTATCGATATTCTATAATTCATATTAGTGAGAAAAGTTTCAAGAAAGTCtgttcagttctcgtgtaaaaacttaaaaattgatttaataataaaatagcaaaatattacaagaacaatatcaaaatgtaaaatgtaaaaatagcATCAACAATGTAATTATTTTTAAGAAGAAGTTTGAATCatatgtgtgtatttgtgtgtgtgtgaggcTGTGTCAGTTTTCTTCAATGTTTCCGTGTGTCTCCTTCCCAAAACCTTTTATTCAGAAAAAGCCTTCATTCTGCAAAGATTCCGGCAATCCAGATCCCTACAGATTGACGGAATGAAGACCCTGGTCTTCGCGGACTACTCCATAGAGGTATCCAAAAAAAGGAAGGCTTTTCAGCAAATATGCACAGAGCTGCA
It encodes the following:
- the LOC141111673 gene encoding vomeronasal type-2 receptor 26-like; this encodes MITNVTCPLGNAKKGALMVPKAQCSESCLPGYRKVPGFFIQPCCYSCAMCAYGEMSNVTDSENCMRCPDYEWPNENKTRCLSKQLEFLPFTDDTLSLVFIVVSLLCFGKTLLVLVIFILHQDTPVVKANNKSLSFVLLVSIMLGFLCVFLFLGRPVDVTCLLRQVSFGILFTIAVSSVLAKTIMVCIAFKATKPNSMWKKWIGVKLPTCIVLACSNVQVIICVSWLSISPPYQELDTHSYQEKIIIQCNEGSVIGFYSVLGYMGILAAVSFIIAFFARTLPDSFNEAKYITFSMLVFCSVWIAMIPAYLSTKGKYTVAVEIFAILISNNGLLYCIFLKKCFIILCRPELNTKGYLYSQKNI